CTGCACCCTGATCCCTGGCCCAAGAACAAGCATGCCAAACGCCGCATGATGAACGATGGCCCGGTGAAGATGTTCGCCGACAAGCTGAAACCGGGTGGCGAGTTCCGGTTCGGCACCGATCATCCTGTTTATCTGCGCCACGCCTTGATGGTCATGCGACGCCACACTGATGCGTTCGAATTGGTCGCCGAGGGCCCAGAAAGCTGGCAGAACCGCCCTAGTGGCTGGCCCCAGACACGCTATGAGCACAAGGCCCGCACGGTTTTCGGTCACGAAGTCTGGTACTTCCGCTTCCGGCGCAAGGCTGGCCCGAGCCCACAAGCGAATGTCTAAGGTCTACCTTTGGATCGGCGGAATTTTCGCGCCCGTCGGTTTGCTATTCGTATCATTTGCCGCTGCATTCCTGGTCAGCGATCGTGAATTCGTGTCGTCGGCCGTAGCCGGGACAGGCACGGTCATTGCAGTGTCGGGCGGGCGCGCCCCGGGCGGCGGCTATGCACGTGGGCCGATTGTCGAATTCTATTCCGAAGACGGCGTACGTCACCAATTCTCGAGCAACACCTCCAGCAATCCGCCATCTTTTAGGCGCGGAGAAACTGTCAAAGTGCTCTATGATCCTGTAGAACCGTCACGCGCGGTAATAGATACGTTTCTGCATCGTTACCTTATGCCAGCCATTTTCGGCGGGATCGGGTCTGTGCTTGCCGCGGTCGGAATCGGAATGCTGCTGGCCTATTGGCGCCGTAAGAAAGTCATCTCCAACCTTCTCGTCGCCGGAGTTCCGATCAAAGCCCGATTTACACACTGCTTCCTCGATACAAGCACCAAGATAAACGGTCGCAGCCCCTACAAGGTGCTGGCACAAGGAACGAACCCCTTCACTGGCCAGTTGGAAAGCTATGAGAGCGAAGCAATCTGGCTTGATCTCACAGCGGAGCTGAGCGGAAGCGACGTTCCTGTCTTGATCAATCCCAACAAGCCAAGGCAGCATTTTGTCGATCTGCGGGAATGGGTCGGCCCGGATATGCGGGCCTGATCCAGCCGCGCAACCGGTTACCCTACGACCCCTGCAGCGGCCAGCACCGCCAAAGTCAGCACATCGGGCGCAATGGCAGTCATCGGCGCAATCTGGACCGGCTTCTCCATCCCGATCAGCATCGGGCCGATCGTGGCATTGCCCGCCAATTCGCGCAGGAGCTTGGCCGAGAGGTTGGCTGACTGCAGCCCTGGCATCACCAACACATTGGCAGGACCAGAGAGGCGGCTGAAAGGATAGAGCTCCATCACTTTCGGATTGAGCGCGGCATCGGGCGCCATTTCGCCTTCATATTCAAAGCCGACTTCCTCTTCATCGAGGATCGCAACAGCATCGCGAATATTGCCCAGCCACTGGCCCGAGGGATTGCCGAAGGTGGAATAACTGAGGAATGCCACGCGCGGCTCGTGGCCCATACGCCGAGCCACAGCCGCAGTTTCCTTGGCGATATGGGCCAGCAATTGCGCGGTCGGACGTTCATTAATGGTCGTGTCGGCGAGAAAGGTTGTGTGGTTCTTGCCGATCATCATGTGGATACCGAAGGGCACGGCACCCGGCTTGGGATCGAGCACACGGTTCACTTCGCGCGCGGTCTGGCTGAATGTCCGGGTCAAACCCGAAATCATCGCGTCACCATGGCCGAGGGCAACCAGCAATGCTGCAAAGACGTTGCGTTCCTGGTTCACCATGCGGCGCACATCACGCTCGGTATAACCTTTGCGCTTCAGCCGATCATAGAGATACTCGACCATGCCCGGGACATGCTCGCAATCCGCCGAGTTCTGGATTTCGAAACTGCCCGGATCGGAGACGCCCAGCATGTGCAGCCGGTCGACCACATTCTTGGTCCGGCCCACCAGAATCGGTGTGCCATAGCCAAAGTCGCGATACTGGATGGCCGCCCGCAATACGACATCCTCTTCCGCCTCGGCAAAGACCATCCGTTTGGGATTGGCCTTGCATTCCTCGTATACGCGGGTGAGCGCGGAAGTGGTCGGGTTGAGCCGCGCCTTGAGCGACAGGCGGTATTCTTCGAAATCCTCGATCGCGTCCTGAGCGACGCCTGTATCCATTGCGGCCTTGGCCACGGCAGATGATACGACTTCCATCAGACGGGGATCGAAAGGCGCAGGGATGATGTAGTCCGTACCGAACTTGTGATTCATGCCATAGGCTGCTGCGACTTCATCCGGCACGCGTTCGCGGGCCAGATCGGCAATTGCCTTGGCCGCAGCCATTTTCATCTCTTCATTGATCGTGGTGGCCCGGACATCGAGCGCCCCGCGGAAAATGAACGGGAAACCGAGGACATTGTTGACCTGATTCGGGAAGTCACTGCGCCCTGTGGCGATAATGGCATCGGGTCGGACCTTCTTGGCCTCGTCAGGCATGATTTCGGGGGTCGGATTGGCCATGGCGAAGATAATCGGCTGGTCCGCCATCTTCTCCACCCATTCCGGCTTGAGCGCCCCGGCTGCCGATAGGCCGAGGAAAATGTCGGCCCCTTCCAGCGCTGCTTCGAGATCGCGCGCCTCGGTCGGGACGGCATGTGCACTCTTCCACTGGTCGACGTTTTCGCGTCCGGGATAAATCGGGCCGGAGCGATCACATACGATCACGTTCTCATGCGGTATGCCGAGCGACTTGATCAAGGCGGTGCAAGCGAGCGCCGATGCTCCGGCACCATTGACCACCATCTTGCAGTCTTTGAGATCGCGCCCGGTCAGGTGGCAGGCATTGATCAGCCCTGCCGCAGCAATAATGGCGGTGCCATGCTGGTCATCATGCATGACCGGAATATTCATCC
This is a stretch of genomic DNA from Parerythrobacter jejuensis. It encodes these proteins:
- a CDS encoding DUF3592 domain-containing protein, whose translation is MSKVYLWIGGIFAPVGLLFVSFAAAFLVSDREFVSSAVAGTGTVIAVSGGRAPGGGYARGPIVEFYSEDGVRHQFSSNTSSNPPSFRRGETVKVLYDPVEPSRAVIDTFLHRYLMPAIFGGIGSVLAAVGIGMLLAYWRRKKVISNLLVAGVPIKARFTHCFLDTSTKINGRSPYKVLAQGTNPFTGQLESYESEAIWLDLTAELSGSDVPVLINPNKPRQHFVDLREWVGPDMRA
- a CDS encoding NADP-dependent malic enzyme encodes the protein MADEKQAGFTTREALFYHETIRPGKIEIIASKPMATQRDLSLAYSPGVAAPVEAIAENPALAAKYTARSNLVAVISNGTAILGLGNLGALASKPVMEGKAVLFKRFADVDSIDIELDTEDPDKFIEAVALMEPSFGGINLEDIAAPGCFIIEQALRERMNIPVMHDDQHGTAIIAAAGLINACHLTGRDLKDCKMVVNGAGASALACTALIKSLGIPHENVIVCDRSGPIYPGRENVDQWKSAHAVPTEARDLEAALEGADIFLGLSAAGALKPEWVEKMADQPIIFAMANPTPEIMPDEAKKVRPDAIIATGRSDFPNQVNNVLGFPFIFRGALDVRATTINEEMKMAAAKAIADLARERVPDEVAAAYGMNHKFGTDYIIPAPFDPRLMEVVSSAVAKAAMDTGVAQDAIEDFEEYRLSLKARLNPTTSALTRVYEECKANPKRMVFAEAEEDVVLRAAIQYRDFGYGTPILVGRTKNVVDRLHMLGVSDPGSFEIQNSADCEHVPGMVEYLYDRLKRKGYTERDVRRMVNQERNVFAALLVALGHGDAMISGLTRTFSQTAREVNRVLDPKPGAVPFGIHMMIGKNHTTFLADTTINERPTAQLLAHIAKETAAVARRMGHEPRVAFLSYSTFGNPSGQWLGNIRDAVAILDEEEVGFEYEGEMAPDAALNPKVMELYPFSRLSGPANVLVMPGLQSANLSAKLLRELAGNATIGPMLIGMEKPVQIAPMTAIAPDVLTLAVLAAAGVVG